One window from the genome of Schistocerca piceifrons isolate TAMUIC-IGC-003096 chromosome 1, iqSchPice1.1, whole genome shotgun sequence encodes:
- the LOC124780026 gene encoding uncharacterized protein LOC124780026: MSTLIGKLDIDDEPPADSVGTISEWAVERSNGMLDIDDEPPAVSKLDIDDEPPPDSVETIREWADERSNERLEIDDEPPADSVETIRQWDDERSNEKLDIDNEPPADSLDIDDDPPADSVESIREWADERSNEKLDIDDQPPADSVETLREWADERSNRKLDIDDEPPADSVETIREWSDERSNEKLEIDDEPPQDSVETIREWADERSNGKLDIDDEPPADSVETIREWADEHSNGKLDIDYEPPAVSVETIREWADERSNEKLDIDDEPPPDSIETISEWADERSNEKLDIDDEPPADSVETIREWADERSNEKLDMDNEPPADSVETIRESADEHFNEKMDIDDDPPADPLETIREWADERSNEKLDIDDGPPADSVETIGEWADERSNGMLDIDEEPPEDSVETIREWADERSNEELDIDDEPPPDSVETIREWADERSNGKLDLDDEPPAASVETIREWANERSNGKLDIDDEPPADSVETIREWADERSYEKFDIVDDPPPDSVETIRGWADDRSNEKLDIDDEPPADPVETIRERADERSNEKLDIDNEPPADSVETIREWAVAHSNEKLDIDDDPPADSVETIRELADERSNGKLDIDDEPPANLVETIREWADERSNEKLDIDDEPPPDSVETIRELADERSNGKLDIDDEPPADSVETIREWADERSNEKLDIDDDPPPDSVETIRGWADDCSNEKLDIDDEPPADSVETIRERADERSNEKLDIDNEPPADSVETIREWADEHSNEKLDIDDDPPADSVETIRELADERSNGKLDIDDEPPADSVETIREWAEQRSKWTLDIDDEPPADSVETIREWADERSNGKLDIDDELPADSVETIRKWADERSNENLDIDDEPPPDSVETIREWADERSNEKLDIDDEPPADSVETIKQWADERSNEKLDIDNEPPQASLGIDDEPRADSVETIKEWADERSKWKLDIDDELPADSVETIREWAEERCNGKVDIDDEPTADSVETIREWADERSNGKLDIDDEPPADSVETTGEWAHERSNGKLEIDDEPPADSVETIREWADERSNWELDIDVQPPADSVETFREWGDERSNRKLDIDDEPPADSVETIKEWADECSNEKLDIDDEPPPDSIETIREWADERSNGKLDIDDEPPADSVETTGEWAHERSNGKLEIDDEPPADSVETIREWADERSNWEVGYR; this comes from the exons atgagcactctaattgggaagttggatatagatgatgagccaccggcagactcagtaggaaCTATTAGTGAATGGGCtgttgagcgctctaatgggatgttggatatagatgatgagccaccggcagtctca aagttggatatagatgatgagccaccaccagactcagtagaaactattagagaatgggctgatgagcgctctaatgagaggtTGGaaatagatgatgaaccaccagcagactcagtagaaactattagacaatgggatgatgagcgctctaatgagaagttggatatagataatgagccaccggcagactca ttggatatagatgatgatccaccagcagactcagtagaatctattagagaatgggccgatgagcgctctaatgagaagttggatatagatgatcagccaccagcagactcagtcgaAACccttagagaatgggctgatgagcgctctaatcggaagttggatatagatgatgagccaccggcagactcagttgaaactattagagaatggtctgatgagcgctctaatgagaagttggaaatagatgatgagccaccacaagactcagtagaaactattagagaatgggctgatgagcgctctaatgggaagttggatatagatgatgagccaccggcagactcagtagaaactattagagaatgggctgatgagcactctaatgggaagttggatatagattatGAGCCACCGGCagtctcagtagaaactattagagaatgggctgatgagcgctctaatgagaagttggatatagatgatgagccaccaccagactcaatAGAAACTATTAgtgaatgggctgatgagcgctctaatgagaagttggatatagatgatgaaccacctgcagactcagtagaaactattagagaatgggctgatgagcgctctaatgagaagttggatatggataatgagccaccggcagactcagtagaaactattagagaatcggCTGATGAGCACTTTAATGAGAagatggatatagatgatgatccaccagcagacccattagaaactattagagaatgggctgatgagcgctctaatgagaagttggatatagatgatgggccaccagcagactcagtagaaactattggagaatgggctgatgagcgctctaatgggatgttggatatagatgagGAGCCACCGgaagactcagtagaaactattagagaatgggctgatgagcgctctaatgaggagttggatatagatgatgagccaccaccagactcggtagaaaccattagagaatgggctgatgagcgctctaatgggaagttggatttagatgatgagccaccagcagcctcagtagaaactattagagaatgggctaatgagcgctctaatgggaagttggatatagatgatgagccaccggcagactcagtagaaactattagagaatgggctgatgagcgctcttatGAGAAGTTCGATATAGTTGATgacccaccaccagactcagtagaaactattagaggatGGGCTGATGaccgctctaatgagaagttggatatagatgatgaaccgcCAGCAGacccagtagaaactattagagaaagggctgatgagcgctctaatgagaagttggatatagataatgagccaccggcagactcagtagaaactattagagaatgggctgttgcgcactctaatgagaagttggatatagatgatgatccaccagcagactcagtagaaactattagagaattggctgatgagcgctctaatgggaagctggatatagatgatgagccaccggcaaacttagtagaaactattagagaatgggctgatgagcgctctaatgagaagttggatatagatgatgagccaccaccagactcggtagaaactattagagaattggctgatgagcgctctaatgggaagttggatatagacgatgagccaccggcagactcagtagaaactattagagaatgggctgatgagcgctctaatgagaagttggatatagatgatgacccaccaccagactcagtagaaactataagAGGATGGGCTGATGactgctctaatgagaagttggatatagatgatgaaccaccagcagactcagtagaaactattagagaaagggctgatgagcgctctaatgagaagttggatatagataatgagccaccggcagactcagtagaaactattagagaatgggctgatgagcactctaatgagaagttggatatagatgatgatccaccagcagactcagtagaaactattagagaattggctgatgagcgctctaatgggaagttggatatagatgatgagccaccggcagactcagtagaaactattagagaatgggctgagcaGCGCTCTAAATGGacgttggatatagatgatgagccaccagcagactcagtagaaactattagagaatgggctgatgagcgctctaatgggaagttggatatagatgatgagctaccggcagactcagtagaaactattagaaaatgggctgatgagcgctctaatgagaatttggatatagatgatgagccaccaccagactcagtagaaactattagagaatgggctgatgagcgctctaatgagaagttggacatagatgatgaaccaccagcagactcagtagaaactattaaacaatgggctgatgagcgctctaatgagaagttggatatagataatgagccaccacAAGCCTCA ttgggtatagatgatgagccaagggcagactcagtagaaactattaaagaatgggctgatgagcgctctaaatggaagttggatatagatgatgagctaccagcagactcagtagaaactattagagaatgggctgaagaGCGCTGTAATGGGAAggtggatatagatgatgagccaacgGCAGACtctgtagaaactattagagaatgggctgatgagcgctctaatgggaagttggatatagatgatgagccaccagcagactcagttgaAACTACTGGAGAATGGGCtcatgagcgctctaatgggaagttggagatagatgatgagccaccagcagactcagtagaaactattagagaatgggctgatgagcgctctaattgggaa ttggatatagatgttcagccaccagcagactcagtagaaacttttAGAGAATGGGGTGATGAGCGCTCTAatcggaagttggatatagatgatgagccaccagcagactcagtagaaactattaaagaatgggctgatgagtgctctaatgagaagttggatatagatgatgagccaccaccagactcaatagaaactattagagaatgggctgatgagcgctctaatgggaagttggatatagatgatgagccaccagcagactcagttgaAACTACTGGAGAATGGGCtcatgagcgctctaatgggaagttggagatagatgatgagccaccagcagactcagtagaaactattagagaatgggctgatgagcgctctaattgggaagttggatatagatga
- the LOC124780042 gene encoding microtubule-associated protein futsch-like — MLDVDDEPPADSVGTIREWADERSNGMLDIDDEPPADSLDKDNEPPQASVETIREWADERSNERLDIDDEPPADSVETIRHWADERTNEKLDIDNEPPADSLDIDDDPPADSVESIREWADERSNEKLDIDDQPPADSVETLREWADERSNRKLDIGDEPPADSVETIREWADERSNGKLDIDDEPPADSVETIREWADERSNGKLDIDNEPPADSNWLMIALILKLDIDDEPPPDSVETIREWADERCNGKLDMDDEPPADSVETIRERADERSKWMLDIDDEPPADSVETIREWADERSNRRLDMDDEPPSDSVETIREWADERSNGKLDIDDEPLANSVETIREWADERSNGKLDIDDESPADSVETIREWADEHSNGKLDIDDEPPADSVEAIREWADERSNGKFDIDDEPPADSVETIREWADEHSNGMLDVDDEPPADSVGTIREWADERSNGMLDIDDEPPADSVGFIREWADERSNGKLDIDDEPPAESVETIREWADERSNGKLDIDDEPPADSVETIREWADERSNGKLDIDDEPPADSVETIREWADERSNGKLDIDDKPPADSLSRNFREWADEHSNGKLDIDDKPPADSVETIREWADERSNGKLDIDDEPPAESVETIREWADERSNGKLDIDDEPPADSVETIREWADERSNGKLDIDDEPPADSVKTIREWADERSNGKLDIDGKPPADSVETIREWADERSNGKLDIDDEPPADSVETIREWADERYDEPPADSVETIREWADERSNGKLDIDDEPPADSLDIDDEPPADSVETIREWADEHSIGKLDIDDEPPADSLDIDDESPADSVETIREWGDEHSNGKLDIDDEPPADSVEAIREWSDERSNGKLDIDDEPPADSVETIRDWPDERSNGKLDIDDEPRADSVETIGEWADERSNGKLDIDDEPPLDIGDESPADSVETIREWADEHSNGKLDIDDEPLADSVEAIREWADERSNGKLDIDDEPPADSVETIRDWPDERSNGMLDVDDEPPADSVGTIREWADERSNGMLDIDDEPPADSLDKDNEPPQASVETIREWADERSNERLDIDDEPPADSVETIRHWADERTNEKLDIDNEPPADSVETIREWAEEQSNEKLDIDDDPPADSVETIREWADECSNEKLDTDDQPPADSVETIREWGDERSNRKLDIDDEPPADSVETIKERADECSNEKLDIDDEPPPDSVETIREWADERSNGKLDIDDEPPADSVESIGEWTDERSNGKLDIDDEPPAD, encoded by the exons atgttggatgtagatgatgagccaccggcagactcagtaggaactattagagaatgggctgatgagcgctctaatgggatgttggatatagatgatgagccaccggcagactca ttggataaagATAATGAGCCACCACAagcctcagtagaaactattagagaatgggctgatgagcgctctaatgagaggttggatatagatgatgaaccaccagcagactcagtagaaactattagacatTGGGCTGATGAGCGcactaatgagaagttggatatagataatgagccaccggcagactca ttggatatagatgatgatccaccagcagactcagtagaatctattagagaatgggccgatgagcgctctaatgagaagttggatatagatgatcagccaccagcagactcagtcgaAACccttagagaatgggctgatgagcgctctaatcggaagttggatataggtgatgagccaccggcagactcagtagaaactattagagaatgggctgatgagcgctctaatgggaagttggatatagatgatgagccaccggcagactcagtagaaactattagagaatgggctgatgagcgctctaatgggaagttggatatagataatgaaccaccagcagactca AATTGGCTGATGATCGCTCTAATtctgaagttggatatagatgatgagccaccaccagactcagtagaaactattagagaatgggctgatgagcgctgtaaTGGCAAGTTGGATatggatgatgagccaccggcagactcagtagaaactattagagaacgggctgatgagcgctctaaatggatgttggatatagatgatgagccaccagcagactcagtagaaactattagagaatgggctgatgagcgctctaataggAGGTTGGATATGGATGATGAGCCACCATCAGACtccgtagaaactattagagaatgggctgatgagcgctctaatgggaagttggatatagatgatgagccactggcaaactcagtagaaactattagagaatgggctgatgagcgctctaatgggaagttggatatagatgatgagtcaccagcagactcagtagaaaccattagagaatgggctgatgagcactctaatgggaagttggatatagatgatgagccaccggcagactcagtagaagctattagagaatgggctgatgagcgctctaatgggaagtttgatatagatgatgagccacccgcagactcagtagaaactattagagaatgggctgatgagcactctaatgggatgttggatgtagatgatgagccaccggcagactcagtaggaactattagagaatgggctgatgagcgctctaatgggatgttggatatagatgatgagccaccggcagactcagtaggatttattagagaatgggctgatgagcgctctaatgggaagttggatatagatgatgaaccaccagcagagtcagtagaaactattagagaatgggctgatgagcgctctaatgggaagttggatatagatgatgagccaccggcagactcagtagaaactattagagaatgggctgatgaacgctctaatgggaagttggatatagatgatgagccaccagcagactcagtagaaactattagagaatgggctgatgagcgctctaatgggaagttggatatagatgataagccaccggcagactc actcagtagaaactttagagaatgggctgatgagcactctaatgggaagttggatatagatgataagccaccagcggactcagtagaaactattagagaatgggctgatgagcgctctaatgggaagttggatatagatgatgagccaccggcagagtCAGTAGAAACTATtcgagaatgggctgatgagcgctctaatgggaagttggatatagatgatgagccaccggcagactcagtagaaactattagggaATGGgcggatgagcgctctaatgggaagttggatatagatgatgagccaccagcagactcagtaaaaactattagagaatgggctgatgagcgctctaatgggaagttggatatagatggtaagccaccggcagactcagtagaaactattagagaatgggctgatgagcgctctaatgggaagttggatatagatgatgagccaccggcagactcagtagaaactattagagaatgggctgatgagcgct atgatgagccaccagcagactcagtagaaactattagagaatgggctgatgagcgctctaatgggaagttggatatagatgatgagccaccagcagactca ttggatatagatgatgagccaccagcagactcagtagaaactattagagaatgggctgatgagcactctattgggaagttggatatagatgatgagccaccggcagactca ttggatatagatgatgagtcaccagcagactcagtagaaaccattagagaatggggtgatgagcactctaatgggaagttggatatagatgatgagccaccggcagactcagtagaagctattagagaatggtcagatgagcgctctaatgggaagttagatatagatgatgagccaccggcagactcagtagaaactattagagattggcctgatgagcgctctaatgggaagttggatatagatgatgagccacgagcagactcagttgaaactattggagaatgggctgatgagcgctctaatgggaagttggatatagatgatgagccaccg ttggatataggtgatgagtcaccagcagactcagtagaaaccattagagaatgggctgatgagcactctaatgggaagttggatatagatgatgagccactggcagactcagtagaagctattagagaatgggctgatgagcgctctaatgggaagttagatatagatgatgagccaccggcagactcagtagaaactattagagattggcctgatgagcgctctaatgggatgttggatgtagatgatgagccaccggcagactcagtaggaactattagagaatgggctgatgagcgctctaatgggatgttggatatagatgatgagccaccggcagactca ttggataaagATAATGAGCCACCACAagcctcagtagaaactattagagaatgggctgatgagcgctctaatgagaggttggatatagatgatgaaccaccagcagactcagtagaaactattagacatTGGGCTGATGAGCGcactaatgagaagttggatatagataatgagccaccggcagactcagtagaaacaattagagaatgggctgaagagcaatctaatgagaagttggatatagatgatgatccaccagcagactcagtagaaactattagagaatgggccgatgagtgctctaatgagaagttggatacagatgatcagccaccagcagactcagtagaaactattagagaatggggtgatgagcgctctaatcggaagttggatatagatgatgagccaccagcagactcagtagaaactattaaagaaagggctgatgagtgctctaatgagaagttggatatagatgatgagccaccaccagactcagtagaaactattagagaatgggctgatgagcgctctaatgggaagttggatatagatgatgagccaccagcagactcagttgaAAGTATTGGAGAAtggactgatgagcgctctaatgggaagttggatatagatgatgagccaccggcagactga